The genomic window ttttttattgccataacattttctattattatctATAGTCCTAACAAATGTATTTTGGTGTAAGCTGCCAAACTCCTCAtttcaaaggaagaataaaatttgttttcctctgtagAAACAGAGCTTTTGAAGATGTCAGAGAGACATTTAGGTCAGACTTGCCCTGGAGCAGAAAATGAGGTGGACTCTCCTGTCAATTTCACGTATTCCAGCTTCAGAGGCTACTGTTCCACATCTTCATTTCAAGACAGTGGCTACAATGAGTTGTTACAGCCTTGCAACGATGAGAATACAGGTAAAGAAttatttggaaagaaaggaaaaggcccACCATTAATCCATGAACATCCTGAAACTTCAGATCTGGGCTTGACTCATCCTTTAGAATCTCCAACTCAAAAAAAGAGAGGTGTCTTTtctaggaaggaaaaggagaaaagcccCGAACTTTGTGAAACTCCTAAACTCAGTGGGAAAAAATTTTTGCAGCGCAGAAGGTTGGACATATCTTTCTCTCTTCTAACAGGGGACTTTGAATCACAAAATGGTTCTCTAGAAAGTAGTATGAATCAAGTTctcaacttagaaaaaaatattccaagccATGTTTCAGGTCTTCCACGGCAAAACAGTTTTAGTCCTTTAGTTACTAGTACTTTGAAGACAGAAGAAGCAACCTCTAGCAGTCAAAAACTGAGACTTAATTTTTCTCAACAGAAGACTTCCACGGTTGATGATTCCAAAGATGACTGTAGCCTGTTTGAAGTTGAATGTCTATCTCCGATTCAGGGCAATAGTTTTAGAGACTCTATCACATATGACCTTAGTGATAGCAGTCTGTTTGTTAATGATGAGAATACATATCCCAAACCTCTGGGCTCCTCTGTTAGTGGAACAACTTGTGGGACAGATGAGGACATACGTGTGACTCCAATAAGTAATCTTGTAGCAAACATTAAATTTAATGCAAGTCAAAGGCTCTCCCCTTCAACTAAAGTGAGGGGCAATATTTCAACACCTGAAGACAGTGGTTTTAACTCACTTTGCTTGGAAAAATCAGAAGATTCCCTCTCTGACCAGGAGGGTTCTTTTCAAGAACTTCAGAAACATAAGGGAACTGTCAGAGTGGGGAGCACCATAAAAAAGTCAAGGCATCTTAGAAGGCTGAGAAGATTGTCCACCCTGGAGGAGCATGGCTCACAATCTGAGACAGAAGGGGAAAAGCAGACTGACCACTCTGACTCTAAAACAACACCAGCAGCTGCCTCAGACCCCTCAGAGAGTCAGCTGAGCAGTGACACTAAGATGTTAAGCTTTAAGAATTTATCAAAGACCCCAGCCTTGCAGTTAGTGCACGAGCTCTtcatgagaaacaaaagaaaaagattccagcAGAATGGTGCACATGAATTCTTAGAAGAAAGGGATGGGGGGCAAATAGCCGTGCTTCAGTGTATACTTACAGGACTGATTGGCAAGAAAATGGGTATAGAGAAACTGGACGTCTTAAcagaattaaaatacagaaatttaaagCATATTCTTGCTATGGTTTTAGATTCCTTGACTGCAGAAAGCCTATTCaggtaagaaataatttttttttctgaaataaaacttccttcttatcacttttttttttaattggaaagctTTTCTATGAGTTGACAGTTgtcctgttttttatttgttttattatctctctctttGGTTGTCTCACACTTTATCAAAGGTGGTTTAGTGAACTTCCCTAAAGTTACTATATTACTAGAGCTTAGTAACATAGGTTCCTTCTGTTTAAAATCctgtttcaggggtgcctgggtggctcagtcggttaagcatctggcttcagctcagctcatgatctcacagtccgtgagtttgagccccgcgtcaggctctgtgctgacagctcagagcctggagcctgcttcagattctgtgtctccctctctctgaccctccccttttcatgctctgtctctctctgtctcaaaaataaataaacattggggcgcctgggtggcgcagtcggttaagcgtccgacttcagccaggtcacgatctcgcggtccgtgagttcgagccccgcgtcaggctctgggctgatggctcagagcctggagcctgtttccgattctgtgtctccctctctctctgcccctcccccgttcatgctctgtctctctctgtcccaaaaataaataaacgttgaaaaaaaattaaaaaaaaaataaataagtaaacattaaaaaaaattttaaatcctgtttCAGATGCGTCAATATAGTCTTCTGGGTAAGGTTCATGGCACTGTCATTTGGGAAGAGAGTTTCTAAAAGTCGAACTTTAAATTTTCAAGACTGGCAAGCTTTATTCCATGAAAATTATTTGATGATTTAATAGTCCACATCCTGTTGTCAGATTGCAAATTGGATTAATGTTAGGACACTTGGTCAGAAATATTGTAAAATGTCATGTTGACTAAGAAAGGGCAACATACAAAGGATACCATTTAGTTATTGAATCTAAGTTCTAGAATACAAAACGACGGTTAGCTTTCATTTTAGGGCTTAGTTTTTCTAGAGACCAAAGGAATACGAATTAGTTCATTTTCATTGCCAACAGTGCCATGGAAGGtaattgcttttgaaaatttcaagGAATTAGAAACAAGAATTTGTGCTAACAGAAATTTCAGTATGTTAAATGCTGCTACATAATTaaagagaaacagacatttaGGATTATTAAGGGTGGGAACTAGGGTTACAAAGACTAAAGTGAGACTGTGTTCCTACTGGTAATTTTGGGGAGTTGCAGGACTATCAGAAGACGAGACCCTTGGGAATGCCATGGCCGGAAGGAGGGAAGCCTTGTGGAACAGGACTTCTGCAAGTGGCAGTTGGGGGACGACATGTGGGAGAGTTTGTAAACTTGTTTTTCCATAGGGATATGTCAAAAGTTTGGTTCATAGAATCCTTGCTGTTTTTATGGCCACTACCTCTCTTTGAACCCTTCTTCACCTTTCGTCCACAAATTAATTGTAGGCTATTGTAGAAGATCATAGAATTTCATAGATGGAAGTCTAGTCATTAAACATCTAGTCTAGTCacatatttttcagatgaggaaactgagttccagagaagttaagtgatctGCCAGCAGTCATTCAAGGACATAGGAATATATCTAGGTCTATAACTGAGCCCTCTGATTTCTAATCCAACAGTGTCCCACAAACTCACATTAAGGTTTAAGGCCTTTCTAAATAGACTTGATCAGGAACGTACTTGGTGTAACCCAAGTAGGATAATAAACAGATTAGTGCACCTGTGTGtatgtgcctttaaaaaaatgttcaaatgggATAGTTGTTTAATAAAATCAAAGGGATGGCTGAAAtacaggaattttatttttgtatgctgGAGTATTTGGATATAGACCAGTTTAAAATTGAGTAATACTTTTGGGTGCTCATTTGTGAGAGTAGTTGATattcaaacatattttaataattacctcttctccccaccccttcagATTTATAGTATTTGTACTGTAGAATGCATGTATAATGTTAGTAGTGTTTATTCTTGGTAATGTGAGAGATTATGGTCAGTTGAAATAACGGGCAAATATCCAATTATATAGTTCATTTCTTCCCCATTAATAGGTGTctatctgcctttctctctccttaatCTGATATAAGACCCATGTATTGGCTTGGGGAGAGGCAAGGCAACTGAAGTGGCCATGACAGCTGGGAAGTACGCCAGCTTAACAACTCAAGTACTTATTACCTCTGTAACaacaagggattttttttttttttttttttttttttttagctgtctGGTCTTACTCCCTTTGAGTGATTTAAGTTAGAGTAGTAAAAAAAGAGCAGAGTAAGTagtaaaaaaagagcaaagattatttttctttaataattagtATAGCCAAAGTTATTGACAAATAGGCAATCACTGGATGTaagttgagggtttttttctttagctgCTTCATTCTCATAAACTTTGGTTTATAAAATAGGAACTTTGGAGTGCTAGCCATCATAATGATCGTTATTTGGCATCTACTACTTCTAATGAATTATTGATAGTTGTTACATTTGTTTAATCAACAATGATAGATTTGCTAAGTTTAATCAACAATGGTAGATTTCTTCCTATACATTTAATAGGAGAAACAGATAAAAAACCTCTTGGACTATATAGATGATAATCATTTTCTGCATGttgtgttctaatttttttattgttgggtCACATTTGAAGTTAAATCCTCTTAATCAGTCTCTCAGTGGGCTCATATTGGTCTTATACGAAACTATGTTTTTCTGTTAACCATTTATAAGATAATTTATTGATATAATGCTGGCATATATTTGATGTTTTAATAGGAATTCTTTCATATGGTGAAATAATATGAAACAACAATGTAgatcaaatcatatttttaatgtaaatatttaggTTTAAATTTATTGTCCAGAAtctttaactttttcttattgccattggcaaaaaaaaaaaacacgttaaTTTTGCggaatatatacaatataaaactGACCTTTATGTTATAGTGTTTGGAAAGTAAGCAGAAATTGGCGTGAAATTATTGTTCAAGATAAAAACGCAAATCGGAGGAGGAAATTTTACATCTCACAACTGAAAACAGATTCTGAGGTAACGTATATGATACTTTTCTCAAATGGATTTGTGAAAATAATAATCTCATATTGCTGGACAGCCTAATTTGGTTTTCCTGCTATCTTTTAACTTTTTCCATTTACCAAACATTCACTCATGAATGTTTTACTTTTCCCCAACTCCATTTCCTTCCAGTCCATAAGTGGAGTAGATAACCTAATATCAAGAGCGTCTTGTGGGATTATGTTGTTTGGGTGTGTGTGCAGTGTTTGAATACTGGTGCTATGCTGGGTCTTATTCATAATTAGATATCCTTATAGCATTTTCTATTTAGCCTTTTGAGTGGCTATTATTGTGCCAATTGCTCAGATTACAATTGTGAACCTTTTTGAAATGATCTCTGCTCTCTTGGAGCTGATGCCCTGTGGGTGTTACAAGTAAACAGGTGATTACAATACGGGTGTGTTAGAGGAAGGCCAGAATTAGTTCTATTggaacattaagaaaacattttttttttataacgcttatttatttttgagagacaaagcacgaacaggggaggggcagagagagggagacacagaatcagaatcggaagcaaggctccaggctctgagctgtcagcacagagcccgacgaggggctcaaacccatgaaccatgaaatcatgacctgagcagaagtcctacgcccaactgactgagccacccaggcgcccctctgttggAACATTTAAACGGAGTATTTGATGCTTGAGAATCAACAGAAGGCTTTTCAGAAAAAGTGCAACTCAACTGAGACCTGAAGGACCAATGAGTGGTTAGCCAGGTGAAGACAGGGAAGAGTGTTTCAGCTGAGAGTTTAGCATCCAGGAAGGCCTGGAGGTGAGTCAGCATGGCAGATTAGGACTGGTAAAGTATCATAAGCTTGTATTTTCTTGAAGATTTGAGGACCAGCTTTGAGGGTACAGGAAAAGTCCTGTAGAAGCTGACTAATTTTTCCTGTGGACACAACTTTATGTAATGCATCTAATGACTCTGGCACccattatgtattatatatacaactTTTAACCTTTTCCTACCCATCATTACTGAAAGAAACTGTGAGTTCATGCTCTTATTCTTGTTCTagtaaaaagtatttaataaattattatttcattaggtaacgtaaataatgtaaatttctaatttgacaaaatacaatactTGAGATGAAGCATGGTACAAACAGATATAAACACCTAGACACAGATTGGTGGGTTTCTCATAGCAATGAAATACTAGGGACTGAGTTAACTTAAACATTGACTTTCTATTTGACTTTGAAGAAAAGTTTTACTTTCTTACCTATGATACTGCCTTACAACTTATTCACAGCCCCTGGCTACTTACTGCTGCCTTCTGATCCTGGGAGCTTATAATAGTGAAATTATTAATTGCCTTCTTCTTATCTTATTAGAGTGCTGCTCTATATGCTGAggacctacttaaaaaaacagtttttaagcAAACACCTAATAATATTAACCTGTTAGCTCCATTTACATTGTACATCCTACAGGGAAAGAAACCTGCTTGTGTTTTGCAACACTTCAGGTAATT from Lynx canadensis isolate LIC74 chromosome F2, mLynCan4.pri.v2, whole genome shotgun sequence includes these protein-coding regions:
- the FBXO43 gene encoding LOW QUALITY PROTEIN: F-box only protein 43 (The sequence of the model RefSeq protein was modified relative to this genomic sequence to represent the inferred CDS: inserted 2 bases in 1 codon) is translated as MGRDRAHEVRKPGCACGGGGRVGKGRDSSGRSRTRACGTPGGRRGRRGAGGRGGAGRGGAARRRVAVTQGGQFKLKEGISAAPRERGVGVAIAGHPWGRGGGSCLTHPAAAACLPSRLAPRPGRCWRVSVSRWAGVGGPGVCPLAGLWSSARPGPTLLSSGVLGPEPWRRNRGDPGPPPAWPWEGRGGTSRAKGRPGETVNHPPADSTLGKSMTALRLTLHFQKPDFGKIPQQSERFSCLEALITXTSKSSRFTDETELLKMSERHLGQTCPGAENEVDSPVNFTYSSFRGYCSTSSFQDSGYNELLQPCNDENTGKELFGKKGKGPPLIHEHPETSDLGLTHPLESPTQKKRGVFSRKEKEKSPELCETPKLSGKKFLQRRRLDISFSLLTGDFESQNGSLESSMNQVLNLEKNIPSHVSGLPRQNSFSPLVTSTLKTEEATSSSQKLRLNFSQQKTSTVDDSKDDCSLFEVECLSPIQGNSFRDSITYDLSDSSLFVNDENTYPKPLGSSVSGTTCGTDEDIRVTPISNLVANIKFNASQRLSPSTKVRGNISTPEDSGFNSLCLEKSEDSLSDQEGSFQELQKHKGTVRVGSTIKKSRHLRRLRRLSTLEEHGSQSETEGEKQTDHSDSKTTPAAASDPSESQLSSDTKMLSFKNLSKTPALQLVHELFMRNKRKRFQQNGAHEFLEERDGGQIAVLQCILTGLIGKKMGIEKLDVLTELKYRNLKHILAMVLDSLTAESLFSVWKVSRNWREIIVQDKNANRRRKFYISQLKTDSEGALLNVEDAATRLHLLNRSALRSVQAQARIPGFQKEQVSTRSPWGEVLTPIASSSVTHLSSKQEEYVKVAKTLFIDEALKPCPRCQSPAKYQPYKKRGLCSRTACGFDFCVLCLCAYHGSEECSRGAAKPRNRKDALPGSAQSKRNLKRL